A genomic stretch from Gopherus evgoodei ecotype Sinaloan lineage chromosome 18, rGopEvg1_v1.p, whole genome shotgun sequence includes:
- the VAMP3 gene encoding vesicle-associated membrane protein 3 — protein sequence MSTSGPGSSSNASGSNRRLQQTQHQVDEVVDIMRVNVDKVLERDQKLSELDDRADALQAGASQFETSAAKLKRKYWWKNCKMWAILIAVVLIIIIIIIVWNVSP from the exons GTCAACAAGTGGCCCTGGAAGCTCAAGTAATGCCTCTGGCAGTAATCGTCGCCTTCAGCAGACACAACACCAAGTAGATGAG GTGGTTGACATCATGAGGGTGAATGTAGACAAGGTGTTGGAACGAGATCAGAAGCTGTCGGAGTTGGATGACCGTGCTGACGCACTGCAGGCAGGAGCTTCCCAATTTGAGACCAGTGCTGCCAAGCTGAAAAGAAAGTATTGGTGGAAGAATTGTAAG ATGTGGGCAATATTGATAGCAGTTGTtctcatcattatcatcatcatcattg TCTGGAATGTGTCCCCGTGA